The following is a genomic window from Bacteroidia bacterium.
TGTTCAAAACTGACGCAACGATGTTCGGTTCCGACGAGAGCGCGGTCGAGTACAGCTACAACGCCGCAGCCCGCACTCTGACGCTGAAGCATATCAACACGGCATTCAACTGCTGCCCCGGTACGCTCTCCGCTACGGTACACATCGAAGGCGACCTCATCACCATACTCGAAAAGGAGAGCGAAGCGTCGTGTAACTGCAACTGCCTGTATGATATCGATATTGAGATCAGGAATCTGCCTCGCAAGTCCTGGAATGTGATGGTCGTTGAACCCTATCTCACCTCACCGGATCTGCCGCTGTCCTTCGCCATCGATCTCGCGACGACACCGAGCGGTCGTCACGCTGTCCCGCGCAGTATGTACCCCTGGGGGATCTGAATGCGGCGGCGTGAAGGCAGACGGCGTGTCACGAATCAGACAGGCACGAGACCAATGCCAGACCCGTATTCCTGGGCAGGACGGCTTGTGCGGTCCGTCTCGACGACGGTCGCAAGGTTAAAGCAGCCGGCACATGCACGGTACAGCATCCTGTTGTCTAGTTGGAAGCATCTCCCCGGGCCCCGTTGCGGGGCAAACGAAAATCCTGGTATAAACGAACGATCAGCACCGCCAGACCCGCGAGGAAGAGCAGCATCAGGATCCAGGCTTCGCTTCCCAGTGATGGCGGCTGCTTGAAATTCGCCCTGAAAGAAATCAGTAACATGGCGTTCATAAAAAGCAGCGTGGCGGCCGACATACGGTGCATGTTGCGCTGCAACACTGCGTATGCCTCTTCCCTGCGCTCCGGAGCGAGCCAGTACTCGCGGTGTGGGATATTCACCATGCTGACCGGGAAACGCCGCACCATCCAGGTTATTCCGGCAAACATGCCGAACATCAGCAGCAGAAGCAGACCATAAAACAGGAAGAAACCGTCCTTGGTCATCCAGCCATCCGCTTCTCCCGAGGCATTGAAATGTGAGGCCAGGCGCTCAGGCAACTGCGGGTAGAACCAGACCGAGAGCATTGCGGCAAGTATCAGAAGAGAAACATTGAGACGCATCGCGGTGCGCATTGATGGTACATGCGACAAGATACGGAATTCGCGATTTCCTCATCTCTCTTACATGCACTTCGGCAAGCGGATCACGATACGCCGAGCATGACCGAGAGTGTTTTTTCGTTCAATTCCGTTTGCCTTCCTTCAGGGTCCCAATGCTGCGTGCAGCCGCAATGGTCAAGGAGCACGCATTGCGCCGGGATGTCGAGGTCCCGCAGTTCCAATCCCCCGGTGATGAGGTGCAGCACACAGGCGACACCGACGACGCCCACATCCTTCCCCCTCGCCCAACTGCGCAACCAGCGAGAAAAATCCGATGAGTGCGGTATGATATGCACGGTGGCGCCCTGTGCGGCGGCCAGAGCGCGGATACGCTGTACCCTGCACTCGGGGGTACACCCGGTGCATATCATGTCGAGGTTTTCCTTCCTCGCTTTGCAGTGAACGGCATGTTCCCCGCGCAAGCAGGCGGGAAGCAGGACCGCCCTGGCGCCGGTTTCGCGATACCGCCGAAGGAAGGAGCGATTCATCAACTCCGCGCCGAGCATGCTCAGATGATATTCTTCGCGTTTGCGATCGCAGAGCAGGTAGTCTTCACGATTGCGATGCGCCGGTGCGGAGTGCCTGCGCCAATCATTCACCCAGGCCGTGTATTCACCCAGGCGCCGCGCGGCGGAATCGAAAAACGAGTCGGCATACTGAAGAGCATTTTCCAAATGCCATTCGCGCTCGAAGGCGTCGAGAGCGGTCAGGTAGTCGATGATTGTATGGAGTCTGCGTACTTCCTCGCGATATTCCCCCGTCGCGTCCATCCAAAGGAGCAACTTGTGCAGCGAGAAAGCGCATGGGGTATGGTCGCCGTGGTCGGAGCTGTCACTCCCGCTCAGAAAACGCGATGCGAGCACGCCGCGCAGCGGATCTATCCACCGCTTCACCTTCGGGAAGCGACGACGCAGGCGATACAACCCGCACAGGACCGATGCCACCGGGAGCGGCACATGCTGCGCCCTACCGCCATACAAGCGCCACAGTACCCCGAGCGTGAGAATGTCATAGGTGTACTCCAGCTCGTTGCGCAGGGGCTCACGCTCTTCGGCAGCTATCCATTCCATGTAGCGTTCAAGCATGGCCTCGATCGTCTTCGCGCGCAATTGGAGCATCTCATCGGCGAGGATGGCGACATCACGGTAGTAGCGGTCCGAACTCCTGCCGACGCCGCGCAGGGAATACGTTACTGGTGCCTTCTCTTCTCTCTCTTCCGGTATCCTGAACATTTCAACCTCGTTCAAACAGCAACAACCGGTATACGGCAAGCACAGCCGGCTGTTTCATCGCTGGATGAGAAATTGGGCGTGAACAAGACCAAAAAACCGCGCGGAGCGCGGTTATGAACATTCTGACGGGGACGTACGCGATGGGGAATCAGGAATAATCGTCGTCGTCCTCTTCGTCCACATCGTCGTCCATGGTGTTGTTCACCTTGAAATCCGGATTGATGTAGCTGATAATCTCGCCGACACGCGCGGCCTCGGCATCGTCTCCCTGCTGTTGCCAGGCGAGGTAGAGATTGCGCCACATCCGTTCCAGGATATCCCGCGCGGAAACGGGAGCGAGCATTTCCGGCGTCAACTTGATGCCGGAGGAAGAAAGCATCAGGCGGCACTGGTCACGGGTGATGATGATACCGCTGTTGAACGCATCGACGAAGAACATGCGGGATCCATCGTCGTACTGCACGAGGAAATGCATGGGCATGCCGATGCCGTTCAGAATGAGACCAAGCCGCTTCCCCAGAAGAAGCATCAATACGGAGAGCGTAATGGGAATGCCCTTGCGATAGTCGATCACCTTGGTCAGGAAACTGTTGTTCGGATTGTAGTAGTCTTCACGATTGCCGAGAAAACCGAGATCGCTGAACAGGTAGCTCCGCATTTTCATGAAGGTGTCGAGTGGCGTCGCACGTGTACCGGCGAGAATATGAATATCGCCCGCCATCTCGTCGAGCCGCTGCTTATAGGTGGCGATGGTAACCTCGGGATGGCCGTACTTCGCAATCGCGAAGGCCCCTTCTTCAAGATCGATAGTCGTCTGGTTATCGGAATACCCCGTGAGACGGCTGAGCGCGTTTTTCTTGCGAATATCATTCACCAGATCATCCACCAGGCCGCGGTGGACATTGCCGTGGATCTCGGTGAGTTCCTTTAAGTCCGCGACACACCCCTCTCCCAGCTCCAGTATCCGATCACGCACGGCTTTCTGTACCGAGGCCTGCGGATCGTCGAGCAGAGAGTAGAGGGCAAATAATTCGCGCGAAGGGCTCATTTTGAGAGATACCTCTCCGTCAGTTTTTTCCGAAGGTAATTAAACGCTTCTCTGGGAGTATTGCAAATCCGAAACAGGGAGAGATCCTCGGGGCTGATGACGTGCAGGCGGGCGAGTTCGTGGAAATTCAGTACGCGTGTCCAGAAATCCTCTCCGTACAGCACGATGAACACATCCTTCTTCAGCTTCTGGGTCTGGACCAGGGTGAGGATTTCCATGAGCTCGTCCATGGTACCGAAACCTCCCGGAAAAACGACGAGCGCCTTTGAAGGATACACGAACCAGAACTTGCGCATAAAGAAGTAATGAAACTCGAAATTGAGTTCCGGTGGAATGTATCTGTTCGCGAATTGTTCGAAGGGCAGACTGATGTTGAGCCCTATGGACTTGGCACCTGCCGCGTGTGCGCCACGATTCGCGGCTTCCATGATGCCCGGTCCCCCACCGCTGCAGATAACAAAGCGCTGGCTATCCAACGTGAGCGACCATTCGGAGAGGAGACGCGCGAGCTCTACCGCATCTTCATAATAGCGGGAAAGTTCCACCAACACTTCCGCTCGCTGGAGCTGGTCGAGCAGGTGCTTGGGGGTTTTCTTTTTCCCGGAATTCCGTATCGCCTGCAGTGTATCGTCCTTCTCCAGCACGGCTTCTTCGCGCGAGCGCAGACGCGCGGATCCGAAAAACACGATGGTGTCACGCACACGTTGTTGCCGCAAACGCCGCTGAGGTTCGAGATATTCGGCGAGGATGCGGAGAATACGTGCATCAGGACTGTTGAGGAATTCGATATCCTTGTAGGCTTTTACGGGAGATTCGTGCATAAGGCGCTCGCTTCAGGTGAAAGGAAACCGTTGAAGGACTTCGCAAGGGCAGGGATCAGAATTCTCCGCCCGTCACGGGGATAATGTGGCCGGTAATGTACGACGCCGAAGTCGCCAGAAAAAGAGCCGCCTCGGCAACATCGCGCGGGGTGCCGTAGCGTTGCATCGGGAAGCGGTCGGCGGAAATGTGATCTCGCTCCTCTTCGCCGGGTATGAGGATCACGCCGGGCGCAATACCGTTGACGCGTACCCGGGGCGCGAGCGCCTTGGCCAGCGCCCGTGTCAGCATGACGGCGCCGGCCTTGGATACGTTGTAGGGGATGTGCCTTTTCCATGGCTCGAAGCCCCCGGCGGACAAAATATTGACGACATTGCCTCCGGCTGCGCGCAACAGCGGCAGCAGCGCCTGCGTCAGGAAAAACAGTGCCTTGGTATTCACATCCTGCGTGAAGTCCCACATCTCCTCGGTCACATCCTCGATTGTCGCTGCGGGAAAGACACCGGCGTTGTTCACAAGTACATCGAGACGATCCGTGAACGTGGCGGTTTCAGCGGCCATGCCCCGGATTTCTTCCACACGCCGAAGATCGCCACGAACGGTAAACACCCGCACATCCTTTTCCCGAAGCACACGTTCCGCTTCCGCCAGTCCGTCCAGCGACGCATGCGCATGAAGGATGATATCGTAACCCGCGTCGCCAAACGCGTAAGCCAATTGTCTGCCGAGACGGCGTCCGGATCCGGTGATGAGTGCTACAGGCAATGAGATGGACGATGAATGATGAACGATGTACGACTTAGGATTTTTCCGCTTCTGGCGGCACGATGTGCGATGTACGATGTATCTGTTTCTGGCGGATCACCTCCGAATGAAGATGTGAGCAACGATGCATGCAAGATACGGACTCCAGGCGCGTGGTGCCATGTTGGGTATTCGGATGGGTACAGAAAAGGGCCTCGCGTGAGGCCCTTTCCGATACGATCTGCGTCCTTTCCGATTATTGCCCGGGGGCCTGATCGGAAGGCGGGGGTGTTTGCTGCGCGGGTGCTTGCTGCGCGGGTGCTTGTTGCGCGGGGGCCTGTTGCGCGGGGGCCTGCATCTGCTCGGACTTCTGCACGGGCGACATGGGCGCATTCGGATTGCCACGCTGAATGATGCTCTCTTCCGTGCCTTCGGACGGGAGGAAGAACATGTTGAGCATGAAAATCAGAATGGTCATCGCGATGGCAAGGCCCCAGGTGGTCTTCGCAAGGATATCCGAAGCGTGTCGCACACCCAGCATGCTGCCGAAGCCGCCACCGGCACCGCCAAACGCGCTGGAAAGGCCGCCACCCTTGGGATTCTGCATCAGGATCGCGACCGTCATGACCGCGCCAATGAGAATGATCAACAGCATCAGGAACACGTACATAATTTCAATTCTCCAGTTTCATTCAATACGAAAATGAAATATACGGGCATACCACGAAAAAGGCAACAGGAAAAATCCGCATATCCGCATGCGCGAAAGACGTATACGCGAAAGACGTCTGATCACGGACATTCACTGCTTCGCATGGAGACCGCGGGATAGTGCTTCTCCGTACGAGACCGTCGTAGCGTTCTGCCGGATGCGCTTCGGGCTCGTCCTCAATAGCCGGTGCGCAAGTTCCGAGGAACCGACATTCACCGTGCGCTCACTTCAGTACGAGGAAGGTTCCCCCCGCCACACCCCTCGGTGTGATGACTCTGCAGAAGTACATGCCGCCGGAGAAGCGTTCCGTGTCGAGGGTCTGTCGCGGATTGCCGCCGTGTATGGACATGCGACACATCTCGCGTCCCGCGGCATCGGTGACGAGCAGCATACCCGCGTCCGAAGGCAGTAGTGCCGCTTCGATGGTGATGCGGTCATGGGTCGGGTTCGGCCACGCAGACAGCGTGAGCTGTCGCGGAAGCATCATCTCCTCTCCCGTGCCGAGGACGACGTTCGTGATCCGCGCCTGCCCGGCATGCACGACGCGGCGTTGCAACGGATCCTCGTGGTGATAGGAAACGAAGGCGACGAAACTGATCAGGTCATAGAGCCCGAAATTGTTGCGGTCCAAGATATGATGGAGGCCGCTGCTCCAGTTCCATCTGTACACTGTGCCGGTTTCGGGTGTCGCGGGTATGACGCCGCTCACACCCCAGGCACCCGTGGGTATCGCGCTGACAACATTGTGATGGGCGTACCCTATGATGGGATTTCCCGCGCCGCTATAAGGATGTCCCGGCGTACCGTTAAAATAGTTGACCTGATCATACCCTTTGCCCATTCCGACGATGCTATCCTCAATGACGAAGAGGTTCAGCCGAAAATCACCGGGCGACGGGATACGCGAAAACTCCACCTCGAGTGTGCAGTCTATTTGCCCCACTTCGGCATAGTAGGTGGAGGTGATGCGGATATCGCAGAATTGTTCGTCACCCAAACGCGCAGTGACGA
Proteins encoded in this region:
- a CDS encoding DUF1648 domain-containing protein gives rise to the protein MRTAMRLNVSLLILAAMLSVWFYPQLPERLASHFNASGEADGWMTKDGFFLFYGLLLLLMFGMFAGITWMVRRFPVSMVNIPHREYWLAPERREEAYAVLQRNMHRMSAATLLFMNAMLLISFRANFKQPPSLGSEAWILMLLFLAGLAVLIVRLYQDFRLPRNGARGDASN
- a CDS encoding DUF116 domain-containing protein; its protein translation is MFRIPEEREEKAPVTYSLRGVGRSSDRYYRDVAILADEMLQLRAKTIEAMLERYMEWIAAEEREPLRNELEYTYDILTLGVLWRLYGGRAQHVPLPVASVLCGLYRLRRRFPKVKRWIDPLRGVLASRFLSGSDSSDHGDHTPCAFSLHKLLLWMDATGEYREEVRRLHTIIDYLTALDAFEREWHLENALQYADSFFDSAARRLGEYTAWVNDWRRHSAPAHRNREDYLLCDRKREEYHLSMLGAELMNRSFLRRYRETGARAVLLPACLRGEHAVHCKARKENLDMICTGCTPECRVQRIRALAAAQGATVHIIPHSSDFSRWLRSWARGKDVGVVGVACVLHLITGGLELRDLDIPAQCVLLDHCGCTQHWDPEGRQTELNEKTLSVMLGVS
- a CDS encoding transglutaminase-like domain-containing protein — its product is MSPSRELFALYSLLDDPQASVQKAVRDRILELGEGCVADLKELTEIHGNVHRGLVDDLVNDIRKKNALSRLTGYSDNQTTIDLEEGAFAIAKYGHPEVTIATYKQRLDEMAGDIHILAGTRATPLDTFMKMRSYLFSDLGFLGNREDYYNPNNSFLTKVIDYRKGIPITLSVLMLLLGKRLGLILNGIGMPMHFLVQYDDGSRMFFVDAFNSGIIITRDQCRLMLSSSGIKLTPEMLAPVSARDILERMWRNLYLAWQQQGDDAEAARVGEIISYINPDFKVNNTMDDDVDEEDDDDYS
- a CDS encoding LOG family protein, whose amino-acid sequence is MHESPVKAYKDIEFLNSPDARILRILAEYLEPQRRLRQQRVRDTIVFFGSARLRSREEAVLEKDDTLQAIRNSGKKKTPKHLLDQLQRAEVLVELSRYYEDAVELARLLSEWSLTLDSQRFVICSGGGPGIMEAANRGAHAAGAKSIGLNISLPFEQFANRYIPPELNFEFHYFFMRKFWFVYPSKALVVFPGGFGTMDELMEILTLVQTQKLKKDVFIVLYGEDFWTRVLNFHELARLHVISPEDLSLFRICNTPREAFNYLRKKLTERYLSK
- a CDS encoding SDR family oxidoreductase, which encodes MPVALITGSGRRLGRQLAYAFGDAGYDIILHAHASLDGLAEAERVLREKDVRVFTVRGDLRRVEEIRGMAAETATFTDRLDVLVNNAGVFPAATIEDVTEEMWDFTQDVNTKALFFLTQALLPLLRAAGGNVVNILSAGGFEPWKRHIPYNVSKAGAVMLTRALAKALAPRVRVNGIAPGVILIPGEEERDHISADRFPMQRYGTPRDVAEAALFLATSASYITGHIIPVTGGEF
- the secG gene encoding preprotein translocase subunit SecG; its protein translation is MYVFLMLLIILIGAVMTVAILMQNPKGGGLSSAFGGAGGGFGSMLGVRHASDILAKTTWGLAIAMTILIFMLNMFFLPSEGTEESIIQRGNPNAPMSPVQKSEQMQAPAQQAPAQQAPAQQAPAQQTPPPSDQAPGQ